The Carassius gibelio isolate Cgi1373 ecotype wild population from Czech Republic chromosome B12, carGib1.2-hapl.c, whole genome shotgun sequence genome has a segment encoding these proteins:
- the LOC127969425 gene encoding uncharacterized protein LOC127969425, with translation MNRPRRNSAGRRSSELQHLLEFRRQCWTSSPTDRKGVTLPYSPEGEWILRNYARLWESISQEEPQRSPPPTQLPTIPEGRLLAVATLGGQASPSQSPEVPSSASSLPMKRGRRFSWESTSESSASETALPETKLPQPASDPAVASAPRPRRKRRKRGPAGPVTLSPPVPAAESAGVPVPAAESAGVPVPAAESAGVPVPAAESAGVPDPAAVSVPEPAAERAGVPVPAAVSAGVPEPAAKRAVCKSAVVRAQESAAADSAAKTLVQCISSRKEMPIVLAAKAFSDYLSSLVRILEVPVSPVLSSDPVPRNPECPDVVSPCPVDVVSPCPVSVAPCPADEVMYPVDVAPCPVDVPCPVVPPCPVDVAPCPVDVPCPVDVVPPCPVDVVPPCPAVVSPRPVSVPPRPLSAPIMSPVSCPETPPRPSPPRPARTPRRQPSSCPPKTPAPPTHPGLSPMNFVVPPPPLPCLFFLICHPNPAVVYSCLPLLLFVMSCWFVSVSQSVMSVMSRV, from the exons atgaaccgaccacgaaggaactcagcaggcaggaggtcctccgagctccaacacctgttggagttccggaggcagtgctggacgtcatcccccaccgacaggaagggggtcaccctcccatactcgcccgagggggagtggatcctccgtaattatgcccggctgtgggaaagcatctcccaggaggagccacagaggtcccctccacctacccagctgccaacgatccctgagggtcgtctcctggccgtggcaaccctggggggtcaggcaagcccctcccagagtcctgaggtgccctcctcagccagcagtctccccatgaaacgagggagacggttttcatgggagtcaacttctgagtcttcggcgtccgagactgccctgcccgagaccaaactcccccaacccgcctctgacccagctgtggcctctgcaccgcgcccaaggaggaagaggaggaagagggggcctgccggtcctgtgaccctgtctcctcccgtgccagcagcggagagcgctggcgtgcccgtgccagcagcggagagcgctggcgtgcccgtgccagcagcggagagcgctggcgtgcccgtgccagcagcggagagcgctggcgtgcccgacccagcagcggtgagcgtgcccgagccagcagcggagagagctggcgtgcccgtgccagcagcggtgagcgctggcgtgcccgagccagcagcg aagagggcagtatgcaagtcggcagtcgtgagagcgcaggagagtgccgcggccgactctgcagcaaagactttagttcagtgtatctcatctcgtaaggagatgccaattgtcttagcggctaaagccttttctgattatttgtctagtctagtccgtatcctagaagtccccgtcagtcctgtcttgtcctcagaccctgtccccagaaatcccgagtgtcctgatgtcgtctccccgtgtcccgtagatgtcgtctccccgtgtcccgtgagtgttgccccgtgtcctgctgatgaagtcatgtatcctgttgatgtggccccgtgtcccgtagatgtcccgtgtcctgttgtccccccgtgtccagtagatgttgccccgtgtcccgtagatgtcccgtgtccagtagatgttgtccccccgtgtccagtagatgttgtccccccgtgtccagctgtcgtctccccgcgtcccgtaagtgttcccccgcgtcccttgtctgctcctatcatgtcccctgtcagttgtcccgagacccctccccgcccctcaccacccagacctgcccgtaccccccgtcgtcagccttcgtcctgtcctcctaaaactcctgccccacccactcaccctggtctgtcccccatgaactttgtggtcccgcctcctccccttccctgtttgttttttttgatttgtcaccctaaccctgccgtcgtgtattcatgtttgcctttgttattatttgtcatgtcttgttggtttgtgtctgtgtcccagtctgtcatgtcagtcatgtcccgtgtttga